A region from the Lolium perenne isolate Kyuss_39 chromosome 4, Kyuss_2.0, whole genome shotgun sequence genome encodes:
- the LOC139838982 gene encoding uncharacterized protein, with product MEEGGQSFVIRFRGNEGKRNKALEDNSQEVQQNVEEDKEEEQEATSHGAAGQLTGADDRAYHCPILLDMYQEGGGNISARPRRYEAVWEAEASLMEEIQFAWEKHAKPHDLGAVASNLSGVMDCLQTWSKRTVGSVNNRIEKLRKKLKKLNLRNFDNEQETRRNIEKELDKLLEQEEVYWKQRSRINWLKEGDRNTKNFHRKATWRSKKNKIEKLQQDNGSVIVDKEQMKEMTNQFFKDLYTADPGVQPEAILEDMVPQISEEINEKLCADFADEEIGTALFQIGPLKAPGRDGFPARFFQRHWGVFKEDITEAVKEFFRTKRMPEGINDTVIVMIPKKKNPDIIAPNQSAFVPGRIITDNALIAFECIHSLQKSNDRKANPDQASKVKVVLNKYEKATGQLLSPGKCSLLVGNKCSEDQSQVVASILDIQTIGFEEKYLGLPVPEGRMKDGKFQPVKEKLKKKFSDYAEKYASSGAKDVLIKSVIQAIPTYPMSVFKFSEGLCEDLMKLTRDFWWGDEKERRRMHWMSWDKITKRKGQGGMGFKDLHLFNQALLAKQAWRLIAFPDSLCAKLLKAKYYPNGELMDTAFIQNPSPGWQGIMHGLELLKKGAIWRIGNGAKVRIWRDNWVPRGNMKISANVNNSRLRRVSQLINNHDHTWKEDVIRDIFMPHDADAVLRIRLPSYDDEDFISWTLENHGMFTVRSAYNLALDLKNGTPPNSSSCQNGDRNLWKVIWSTNVPPKVNRARRLPNILPMCTICGMEEETGYHATMVCTKAIALRQGLEKSWNLPPESKLIHTGPDWVLVLLDSLTHDQRSIAAGHIVADRKGKGTISQGNVHRQGPILKENNENNTWMKPEEGWIKCNVDASFLSEGAGARKRLIGVDGSVNLRARDNSLNSHPGKVATQVQLLENGTAIENGEKSDTTPQKVQPPKRQRKGVHDTWTYNSPRFKVFSSRSSIARSPR from the exons ATGGAGGAAGGAGGACAGAGTTTTGTGATCCGGTTCAGGGGGAATGAAGGCAAGCGCAACAAAGCTCTAGAAGATAACAGCCAAGAGGTGCAGCAGAATGTGGAGGAAGACAAGGAGGAAGAACAGGAGGCAACCAGCCATGGGGCCGCTGGTCAACTGACAGGCGCGGATGATCGTGCCT ATCACTGTCCTATTTTACTTGATATGTACCAGGAAGGAGGAGGAAATATTTCAGCTCGCCCGAGAAGGTATGAAGCGGTTTGGGAGGCAGAGGCATCACTCATGGAGGAAATACAATTTGCTTGGGAGAAGCATGCAAAACCACATGATCTGGGTGCAGTGGCTTCTAACCTATCAGGCGTGATGGACTGTCTTCAGACCTGGAGTAAAAGAACAGTTGGATCGGTGAACAATAGAATAGAGAAGCTTAGAAAGAAGTTGAAGAAATTAAATCTAAGGAATTTTGATAATGAACAAGAGACAAGAAGAAATATTGAGAAGGAGCTTGACAAGTTACTGGAACAAGAAGAAGTGTACTGGAAGCAAAGATCAAGAATAAACTGGCTAAAAGAAGGTGATCGAAATACAAAAAATTTTCACAGAAAAGCAACCTGGAGATCGAAGAAGAATAAAATAGAAAAGTTACAACAAGATAATGGCTCGGTTATTGTTGATAAGGAACAGATGAAAGAGATGACAAATCAGTTTTTCAAAGACCTATATACAGCGGACCCTGGTGTGCAACCTGAAGCCATTTTAGAGGATATGGTCCCTCAGATCTCAGAGGAAATTAATGAGAAATTATGTGCAGACTTCGCTGATGAAGAAATAGGTACTGCCTTATTCCAAATAGGCCCACTAAAGGCGCCTGGCAGGGATGGTTTCCCGGCAAGATTTTTCCAGAGACATTGGGGAGTGTTCAAAGAGGATATCACTGAGGCAGTAAAAGAATTCTTTAGAACAAAGAGAATGCCGGAGGGTATTAATGATACTGTGATCGTGATGATCCCAAAAAAGAAAAACCCG GATATAATTGCACCAAACCAGAGCGCTTTCGTTCCTGGGAGGATAATCACTGACAATGCATTGATTGCTTTTGAATGCATTCACTCTCTTCAAAAAAGCAATGATAGAAAAG CCAACCCAGATCAAGCAAGCAAGGTCAAGGTAGTCTTAAACAAATATGAGAAGGCAACAGGACAACTCCTAAGCCCTGGTAAATGTTCATTGCTTGTTGGAAATAAGTGTTCTGAGGATCAAAGCCAAGTAGTGGCTTCCATTCTGGACATTCAAACTATAGGTTTTGAGGAAAAGTACCTAGGTTTGCCAGTGCCAGAAGGGCGCATGAAAGATGGTAAATTTCAGCCGGttaaagagaaattaaaaaagaagTTCTCTGACTATGCTGAAAAATATGCGTCTAGTGGAGCGAAGGATGTCCTGATAAAATCTGTTATCCAGGCCATCCCCACTTATCCAATGAGTGTTTTTAAATTCTCTGAAGGGCTTTGTGAAGATTTGATGAAATTAACTAGAGACTTCTGGTGGGGTGATGAAAAAGAGAGAAGACGGATGCATTGGATGAGCTGGGATAAAATAACAAAGAGGAAAGGACAAGGTGGCATGGGTTTTAAAGATCTCCATCTTTTTAACCAAGCTCTGCTGGCAAAACAGGCCTGGAGGTTGATTGCCTTCCCTGACAGTCTTTGTGCAAAGTTGCTGAAAGCAAAATACTACCCGAATGGGGAATTAATGGACACAGCTTTTATCCAGAACCCATCCCCTGGATGGCAGGGAATAATGCATGGCCTAGAGCTCTTGAAGAAAGGGGCTATATGGAGAATTGGTAATGGGGCCAAAGTACGTATTTGGAGAGACAACTGGGTGCCAAGGGGAAATATGAAAATATCTGCTAATGTAAACAACTCACGGTTAAGAAGAGTCTCTCAATTGATAAACAACCATGACCACACCTGGAAGGAAGATGTTATCCGTGATATCTTTATGCCTCATGATGCTGATGCTGTCTTACGTATTAGACTGCCATCCTATGATGATGAGGACTTTATTTCCTGGACACTTGAAAATCATGGCATGTTCACTGTCAGGAGCGCGTACAACCTTGCGCTCGACCTGAAAAACGGAACACCGCCTAATTCAAGCAGCTGCCAAAATGGTGATAGGAATCTTTGGAAAGTCATTTGGAGTACAAATGTACCCCCAAAG GTTAATAGAGCTCGCAGACTTCCAAATATCCTGCCTATGTGTACTATCTGTGGGATGGAGGAGGAGACCGGATACCATGCTACAATGGTTTGTACAAAAGCTATTGCCTTGAGACAGGGCCTGGAAAAATCCTGGAATCTTCCACCGGAATCAAAGTTAATTCACACCGGTCCCGACTGGGTTTTGGTTCTTCTGGACAGCCTAACTCATGACCAAAGAA GTATAGCTGCAGGTCATATTGTTGCTGATCGGAAAGGAAAAGGTACAATTTCACAAGGAAATGTTCATAGACAGGGGCCAATCTTGAAGGAAAATAATGAAAATAACACCTGGATGAAACCTGAGGAAGGGTGGATAAAGTGCAATGTTGATGCAAGCTTTCTGTCAGAAG GTGCTGGGGCAAGGAAGCGTCTGATAGGGGTGGATGGATCAGTGAATCTGCGTGCAAGAGATAATTCTCTAAATTCACATCCAGGGAAGGTTGCCACACAGGTTCAATTACTGGAGAATGGTACTGCAATTGAGAATGGGGAGAAGTCTGATACTACTCCACAAAAAGTGCAGCCACCAAAGAGACAAAGAAAAGGG